A single region of the Halorussus gelatinilyticus genome encodes:
- a CDS encoding metal-dependent hydrolase, whose protein sequence is MWPWEHLAVGYLGYSLAVRLAGRGAPRPWPVVALAVGTQFPDLVDKPLAWTFGVLPSGHSLAHSLFAALPLAALAATVGVALDRRRDGDAPGASRVGAAFAFGYLSHLPSDAFYPLLVGGEANYDFLLWPVVPVSSPETGVGFAEMLRTLFSRYVERLARGEVSPYLAVELGLLSAVVALWVADGLPPLRWLWSRVVLGRPVEESG, encoded by the coding sequence ATGTGGCCGTGGGAACACCTCGCCGTCGGCTATCTGGGCTACTCGCTCGCGGTTCGACTCGCGGGCCGGGGAGCGCCGCGACCGTGGCCGGTCGTCGCGCTCGCGGTCGGCACGCAGTTCCCCGACCTGGTGGACAAACCGCTCGCGTGGACCTTCGGCGTCCTGCCGTCGGGCCACTCGCTGGCGCACTCGCTGTTCGCGGCGCTCCCGCTGGCGGCGCTCGCCGCGACGGTCGGGGTCGCGCTCGACCGCCGGCGGGACGGCGACGCGCCCGGCGCGAGTCGAGTCGGCGCGGCGTTCGCGTTCGGCTATCTCAGCCACCTGCCGAGCGACGCGTTCTACCCCCTGCTGGTCGGCGGGGAGGCGAACTACGACTTCCTACTCTGGCCGGTCGTCCCGGTCTCTTCGCCCGAGACCGGCGTCGGGTTCGCCGAGATGCTCCGGACGCTGTTCTCGCGCTACGTCGAGCGACTGGCCCGCGGCGAGGTGTCGCCCTACCTCGCGGTCGAACTCGGCCTGCTCTCGGCCGTGGTCGCGCTGTGGGTCGCCGACGGCCTGCCGCCGCTCCGGTGGCTCTGGTCGCGGGTCGTCCTCGGGCGACCCGTCGAGGAGTCGGGGTAG